Proteins found in one Gammaproteobacteria bacterium genomic segment:
- the flhA gene encoding flagellar biosynthesis protein FlhA, whose amino-acid sequence MNIFDMVRAFIKNGLGTPVLLVMMLMMLIVPIPPFGLDVLFTFNITLSLIVILVTIYTMRPLDFAVFPTVLLIATMMRLGLNVASTRVVLIEGHTGSDAAGSVIQSFGDFVIGGNYAVGIVVFAILIIINFVVVTKGAGRVSEVSARFTLDAMPGKQMAIDADLNAGLIDQQQAKDRREDISNEADFYGSMDGASKFVRGDAIAGILIVFINIAGGLIIGMTQHGLSLEVATQNYLLLTVGDGLVAQIPSLLLSTATAIIVTRVSSSQDMSRHVITQMFDDKRALGVSAVIMGGLGLIPGMPNVAFLTLGAIAGGAAYWMKLNKNKQAIVVEETSEPAPTNEESTDISWDDMQSVDKIGLEVGYKLIPLVDRKQNGQLMGRIKGVRKKLSQELGFLIQPVHIRDNLDLNPNSYRITLLGVNEGEGDIYPDRELAINPGSTTSELKGIKTTDPAFGMDAVWIEANQKDYAQSNGYTVVDPATVIATHINKILRDHASSMLGYDEVQMLLDNLGVQSPKLVEDLVPKALPIGTITKVLQNLLQEGVSIRDIRTISETLLDAANTSQDADVLTATVRVALRRMIVQGINGMRTELSVFTIDSKLEQLLQKSVQGNNDGYLMIEPGLAEKLQKGVGESAQKLQAIGLPAVLVVSKGLRTMLSRLFSNTVSDLHVIAYEEIPESKQIKIVANVGDESEETTSNMIGITA is encoded by the coding sequence GTTCTCTTGGTTATGATGCTAATGATGTTAATTGTGCCCATTCCGCCATTTGGTTTGGATGTGCTATTTACTTTTAATATCACGCTTTCACTGATTGTTATTTTAGTAACAATTTATACTATGCGGCCATTAGATTTCGCTGTATTTCCTACAGTGCTTTTAATCGCAACTATGATGCGATTAGGTTTAAATGTTGCATCCACTCGAGTGGTATTAATTGAGGGTCATACAGGTTCAGATGCGGCTGGTTCAGTAATACAATCTTTTGGTGATTTTGTAATTGGCGGCAATTATGCAGTTGGTATTGTTGTATTTGCTATCCTAATTATAATTAATTTTGTGGTTGTCACCAAAGGTGCTGGTCGTGTATCAGAAGTGAGTGCACGCTTTACCTTAGATGCTATGCCTGGTAAGCAGATGGCTATCGATGCTGATCTCAATGCAGGTTTAATTGATCAACAACAAGCTAAAGACCGACGAGAAGATATATCTAATGAAGCAGATTTTTATGGCTCCATGGATGGTGCCAGTAAGTTTGTTCGTGGAGATGCAATTGCGGGGATTTTGATTGTATTTATTAATATTGCTGGTGGTTTGATTATAGGTATGACTCAGCATGGATTATCGTTAGAGGTCGCTACTCAAAACTACTTATTATTAACTGTCGGTGATGGTTTAGTTGCGCAAATTCCTTCTCTTCTATTGTCCACAGCTACCGCTATTATCGTCACACGTGTTTCATCATCTCAAGACATGAGCCGTCATGTCATTACGCAAATGTTTGATGATAAACGTGCTCTCGGAGTTTCAGCTGTAATTATGGGTGGACTTGGTTTGATCCCTGGAATGCCTAATGTCGCATTTTTAACATTAGGTGCAATTGCTGGTGGCGCTGCGTATTGGATGAAACTGAATAAAAATAAACAAGCGATAGTAGTTGAAGAGACCTCAGAGCCTGCACCAACAAATGAAGAGAGTACAGACATTAGTTGGGATGATATGCAATCTGTAGATAAGATTGGATTGGAGGTTGGCTATAAATTAATTCCATTGGTTGACAGAAAACAAAATGGTCAATTAATGGGAAGAATTAAAGGTGTAAGGAAAAAACTTTCTCAAGAACTGGGTTTTTTAATTCAGCCTGTTCATATTAGAGATAATTTAGATCTTAATCCTAATTCTTATCGAATTACATTATTAGGTGTTAATGAAGGTGAAGGTGATATTTATCCTGATCGAGAATTAGCTATTAATCCAGGTTCCACCACCAGCGAATTGAAGGGCATTAAAACAACTGATCCTGCATTTGGTATGGACGCGGTGTGGATTGAAGCTAATCAAAAAGATTATGCGCAGAGCAATGGTTATACCGTTGTAGATCCTGCCACTGTAATTGCAACACATATCAATAAAATTCTACGTGATCATGCAAGCTCAATGCTTGGTTATGACGAAGTCCAGATGCTTTTAGATAACCTGGGTGTGCAGTCACCAAAGCTTGTTGAAGATTTGGTTCCAAAGGCATTACCAATTGGCACCATTACTAAAGTATTACAAAACTTATTACAAGAAGGTGTCTCTATTCGTGACATCAGAACAATTTCAGAAACATTGTTAGATGCGGCAAATACTAGTCAAGATGCTGACGTTTTAACAGCTACCGTGAGGGTTGCATTACGTCGAATGATTGTACAAGGCATCAATGGAATGCGCACTGAACTGTCAGTTTTCACCATTGATTCAAAGCTGGAACAGTTATTGCAGAAGTCAGTACAGGGAAATAATGACGGATATTTGATGATAGAGCCAGGATTAGCAGAAAAGTTACAGAAAGGCGTTGGAGAGTCTGCACAGAAGTTACAGGCGATAGGCTTGCCTGCGGTCTTGGTTGTATCTAAAGGCCTGAGAACCATGTTGTCGAGATTATTTTCAAATACTGTCTCAGACTTACATGTTATTGCATATGAAGAGATTCCTGAGTCAAAACAAATAAAAATAGTCGCAAATGTTGGCGATGAAAGTGAAGAAACTACCTCAAATATGATTGGTATAACCGCATAA
- the flhF gene encoding flagellar biosynthesis protein FlhF, which yields MEIKRIKEKSIHDAIQKVREELGPDAVVLSTEKNRHGVEIIAALDFDASVLEQKLADQDQPATVVESQIVASEETLSQAIEKSIEKQFSEQMDKISETIVKFQIESNEDRNKIYDTLNQKIDTLHKSVEEKYIEQQRARTENFSVLQKQVTQLRDDFTDYMTSALPDEMNSIMQIHEEIGDLKDVLGCQTKLLDWAKWGKNNPSGISLISRLVNAGFGVGLSKNVMSNISDISNSETAWRNVIELLSTGIKTPAVDIQKDGGVVMALGRTGVGKTTTLAKIATKYVIENGPNDVVFINLDDKRVGSFDQLDTYGRILNVPVYRFDGEENTRSILKIIRSKALVLIDTAGMIEPGKEIESFVNNLTRNKVNIHKLLLMSANTQLHNLKEIVDGFKKCQPNGCVITKTDESSQLGNVITVSIEDDLPVYFETHGQQVPEDISNIEPSSLIQRAIDNNNDDNVLSSDDGLLLEGLNQHGSTD from the coding sequence ATGGAAATAAAACGGATTAAAGAAAAATCAATTCATGATGCTATTCAAAAGGTACGTGAAGAATTAGGGCCAGATGCGGTAGTTCTTTCAACGGAAAAAAATAGACATGGGGTGGAAATTATTGCCGCTTTGGACTTCGATGCAAGTGTCTTAGAGCAAAAACTAGCTGATCAGGATCAACCAGCAACAGTTGTAGAATCTCAAATAGTGGCTAGTGAGGAGACTCTCTCACAAGCTATCGAGAAAAGTATCGAGAAACAGTTCTCTGAGCAAATGGATAAAATCAGTGAAACAATTGTTAAATTTCAGATTGAAAGTAATGAAGATAGAAATAAAATTTATGACACTTTGAATCAGAAAATTGACACATTACATAAGTCGGTTGAAGAAAAGTATATAGAGCAGCAACGTGCACGTACCGAAAATTTTTCAGTACTACAAAAGCAAGTAACTCAACTGCGTGATGATTTTACTGACTATATGACTAGTGCACTTCCTGATGAGATGAATTCAATTATGCAGATTCATGAGGAAATTGGTGATTTGAAAGATGTGTTAGGTTGCCAGACAAAGTTATTAGATTGGGCTAAATGGGGTAAAAATAACCCTAGTGGTATCTCACTTATATCAAGGTTGGTTAATGCAGGTTTTGGTGTAGGTTTAAGTAAAAATGTAATGAGTAATATCAGTGATATTTCAAATAGTGAAACAGCGTGGAGAAATGTAATTGAGTTGCTAAGTACAGGTATTAAAACACCAGCAGTTGATATACAAAAAGATGGTGGTGTAGTAATGGCGTTAGGGCGTACTGGCGTTGGTAAAACTACCACATTAGCAAAAATAGCCACAAAATATGTTATTGAAAATGGACCAAATGATGTTGTATTTATTAATTTAGATGACAAGCGTGTTGGAAGCTTTGATCAATTAGATACGTATGGACGTATCCTAAATGTGCCTGTCTATCGTTTCGATGGTGAAGAAAATACACGTAGTATTCTAAAAATCATTCGTAGTAAAGCGCTAGTTCTAATTGATACAGCTGGAATGATTGAGCCAGGTAAAGAAATTGAAAGCTTTGTCAATAATTTAACTAGAAATAAAGTAAATATACATAAGTTGCTTTTGATGAGTGCAAATACACAGTTACATAACTTAAAAGAAATTGTAGATGGTTTTAAAAAATGTCAACCAAATGGTTGTGTGATCACTAAGACTGATGAGTCATCACAGCTAGGGAATGTTATTACTGTTTCAATCGAAGATGACTTGCCAGTATATTTTGAAACACATGGTCAGCAAGTTCCAGAAGATATTTCTAATATTGAGCCTTCATCGTTGATACAAAGAGCAATAGATAACAATAATGATGATAATGTACTTTCATCGGATGATGGATTACTACTTGAAGGATTAAATCAACATGGATCTACAGACTAA
- a CDS encoding P-loop NTPase, with the protein MDAAQLSVSEHKVRCIAITGGKGGVGKTNISINLATSFSKLNKRVMLLDADFGLANVDVVLGLSPESNLLHVIENKCSLQDILLDGPEDIKIVPASSGVKRMANLNSLEQSGLISAFGDMGDQLDVMIIDTAAGISDSVVHFARAAGEVVVVVCDEPASIADAYALIKVLSRDYAVNKVSVISNQVESKAHGEMLFNQMLKVINKYLDVSVSYLGAVPEDAYLKKAVKRQLAVTSAYPRSRSSEAFKEIAKKMNSRKIEEFSSGNLEFFAEQLVNIN; encoded by the coding sequence ATGGATGCAGCTCAATTATCGGTCTCTGAACACAAAGTACGCTGTATAGCAATTACTGGCGGTAAGGGCGGTGTTGGTAAAACTAATATATCTATTAACTTGGCGACCAGTTTCTCTAAACTTAATAAACGTGTGATGTTATTAGATGCAGACTTTGGCTTGGCCAACGTAGATGTTGTATTAGGTCTATCTCCAGAAAGTAATCTATTGCATGTAATTGAAAATAAATGCTCTCTGCAAGATATTCTTTTAGATGGTCCTGAGGATATTAAAATCGTACCTGCTTCATCTGGTGTTAAAAGAATGGCTAACTTAAATAGCTTAGAACAGAGCGGATTGATATCTGCATTTGGTGATATGGGCGATCAGTTAGATGTGATGATCATTGATACAGCAGCAGGTATAAGTGATAGTGTTGTCCACTTTGCACGTGCAGCTGGTGAAGTAGTTGTAGTTGTATGTGACGAGCCAGCTTCAATTGCTGATGCGTATGCGCTAATTAAAGTATTAAGTCGCGATTATGCAGTCAATAAAGTTAGTGTGATATCTAATCAAGTTGAATCAAAAGCACACGGTGAAATGTTGTTTAATCAGATGCTAAAAGTGATCAACAAATATCTTGATGTATCTGTAAGTTATCTAGGCGCTGTCCCAGAAGATGCTTATTTAAAGAAAGCGGTTAAAAGGCAGCTCGCAGTGACTAGTGCTTACCCAAGATCAAGGTCATCTGAAGCTTTTAAGGAAATAGCTAAAAAGATGAATAGTAGAAAAATTGAAGAATTCTCATCTGGGAACTTAGAATTTTTCGCAGAACAACTAGTAAATATAAATTAA
- a CDS encoding RNA polymerase sigma factor FliA has product MNAHTMYMNVQQETSADDLVTRHAPLVKRVAYHLKGRLPDSVQVDDLIQSGMLGLLEAAKNFDSTQGASFETYAGIRIRGSMLDEIRLGDWTPRSVHRKAREMNQAIKKIEDRKLGNASDSEIAKEMGVSLDEFNQILRNASVSKIFSIDDGEVEHDYNGSMSTKVQPETIYKREELAYALEGVIDDLPERERLVMSFYYEEQMNLREIGEVLGVSESRVSQIHGKALITIRAKIQNSFENTK; this is encoded by the coding sequence ATGAATGCTCACACAATGTACATGAATGTACAGCAAGAGACATCAGCAGATGATTTAGTTACTCGACACGCACCACTGGTGAAACGAGTTGCTTATCATTTAAAGGGCCGTTTACCAGATTCTGTACAAGTAGATGATTTGATACAGTCTGGTATGTTGGGTCTTTTAGAAGCTGCAAAAAATTTCGATTCTACACAAGGAGCTAGTTTTGAAACTTATGCGGGGATAAGAATCCGTGGTTCTATGTTAGATGAGATTAGATTAGGTGATTGGACGCCTAGATCTGTTCATCGTAAAGCACGTGAAATGAATCAAGCTATTAAGAAAATTGAAGATAGAAAACTTGGTAATGCATCTGACAGTGAAATAGCTAAAGAAATGGGTGTGTCATTAGATGAGTTTAATCAAATTCTCAGAAATGCATCAGTGTCTAAAATATTTAGTATTGATGATGGTGAGGTAGAGCATGACTACAATGGCAGCATGTCTACTAAAGTTCAGCCAGAGACAATTTACAAACGGGAAGAATTAGCATACGCATTAGAAGGAGTCATAGATGATTTACCTGAAAGAGAGCGTCTAGTGATGTCTTTCTACTATGAAGAACAAATGAATCTTAGAGAGATTGGAGAAGTGCTAGGAGTTAGTGAGTCAAGAGTATCGCAGATTCATGGAAAGGCGCTTATTACAATTAGAGCTAAAATTCAAAATAGTTTTGAAAATACAAAATAA
- a CDS encoding DUF2802 domain-containing protein — MDYSISDNDLFTSRPSLLERISAIIFNNFVAKKSTTKSQIDGLRADYAMAMDQCQLMKQHIQDLESKFDNMNASMDLRPEANEPEVPYSTAIVLAKRGCDKHEIQEACGLTDSEADLILTLHNRTHGQSSNSVLAN; from the coding sequence ATGGATTACTCAATTTCGGATAACGATTTATTTACTTCAAGACCTTCATTACTTGAAAGGATATCAGCCATAATCTTTAATAATTTTGTAGCAAAGAAGTCTACTACGAAATCACAGATTGACGGGTTGCGTGCTGATTACGCAATGGCAATGGATCAGTGTCAATTGATGAAGCAACATATTCAGGACTTAGAAAGTAAATTTGATAATATGAATGCTTCAATGGATCTTCGTCCAGAAGCGAATGAACCAGAAGTGCCTTATTCAACAGCAATTGTACTTGCTAAGCGTGGTTGTGATAAACATGAAATTCAAGAAGCATGTGGCTTAACAGATTCTGAAGCAGATCTGATTTTAACTTTACACAATAGAACGCATGGACAATCCTCAAATAGTGTATTGGCGAATTAA
- the ureG gene encoding urease accessory protein UreG — MTTNKQVLRIGVGGPVGSGKTALLRLLCMHMRDDYQIAAVTNDIYTREDADFLIRHEALEKNRIIGVETGGCPHTAIREDASMNLSAVENLCDTFENLDFVFIESGGDNLSATFSPELSDLTIYVIDVAAGEKIPRKGGPGITKSDLLIINKTDLAPMVGASLEVMARDAKIMRGDKPFIFTNLKEEKGLDEVISFIKKHGMI, encoded by the coding sequence ATGACTACAAATAAACAAGTACTAAGAATTGGTGTAGGCGGTCCAGTAGGCTCAGGAAAAACAGCCTTATTGCGTTTATTATGCATGCATATGCGTGATGACTATCAAATAGCTGCAGTAACCAATGATATATACACACGTGAAGATGCCGACTTCTTAATTCGACATGAAGCGTTAGAAAAAAATAGAATTATCGGTGTTGAGACAGGTGGTTGCCCGCATACTGCGATACGTGAAGATGCTTCAATGAATCTATCAGCAGTAGAAAATTTATGCGATACATTTGAAAATTTAGACTTTGTATTTATTGAAAGTGGTGGTGACAATCTAAGCGCTACATTTAGCCCAGAATTATCTGATCTGACTATTTATGTTATTGACGTGGCAGCTGGTGAAAAAATTCCACGAAAAGGCGGTCCTGGAATCACTAAATCAGATTTATTAATTATAAATAAGACTGACTTAGCACCAATGGTAGGTGCATCTCTAGAGGTGATGGCACGTGATGCTAAAATTATGAGAGGTGATAAGCCTTTCATATTCACAAATTTAAAAGAAGAGAAAGGCCTTGATGAAGTTATTTCGTTCATCAAAAAACATGGGATGATTTAG
- a CDS encoding urease accessory protein UreF translates to MSKHSLLQLLRICSPTLPIGSYAYSQGLETACHNEYVSDQESLYKWIIGLLENSMAYLDIPIFSRLYDAHMRQSCEDIRYWNDYILASRETSELLLEDTQMGGALARLLVDLGLNESTFWKKNPCSLLTTFSLACAKWEIEKTTATQGLVWSWCENQVGIGVKLIPLGQTSGQLILSDVMQCINDSVTHGLDMNDDLIGATCPGAVMASMQHEQQYTRLFRS, encoded by the coding sequence ATGAGTAAACATTCATTATTACAACTGTTGAGAATTTGTAGCCCTACTCTACCAATAGGCAGTTACGCATATTCACAAGGCTTAGAAACAGCATGCCATAATGAATATGTTTCAGATCAAGAAAGTCTATATAAGTGGATAATAGGTCTGCTAGAAAATAGCATGGCATATTTGGACATCCCTATATTCTCAAGACTTTATGATGCACATATGCGACAAAGTTGCGAAGATATACGCTATTGGAATGATTACATTTTAGCATCACGCGAAACTAGTGAACTTTTATTAGAAGACACTCAAATGGGTGGCGCATTAGCAAGACTTCTTGTCGATTTAGGATTAAATGAATCCACCTTTTGGAAAAAAAACCCATGCTCATTATTAACCACGTTTAGTTTAGCCTGCGCTAAATGGGAAATAGAAAAAACAACTGCCACCCAAGGTCTAGTCTGGAGTTGGTGTGAAAACCAAGTTGGCATAGGTGTAAAACTAATCCCCCTGGGGCAAACTAGTGGGCAATTAATTCTATCAGATGTAATGCAGTGCATTAATGATAGTGTAACTCACGGACTGGATATGAACGATGATCTTATCGGTGCAACATGCCCAGGCGCAGTAATGGCCAGCATGCAACACGAACAACAATACACACGTCTTTTTCGCTCATGA
- the ureE gene encoding urease accessory protein UreE: protein MIKITNKIDTNINATYTLTLPFESRQKARLHTLLDSGEEAGLFLQRGLILRGGDKLEAESGEIIEIISANEEVSTVTCKDPLLLMRASYHLGNRHVPLEVKPTYLRYHHDHVLNEMLEHLNLNIKKESAPFEPESGAYSQGYGQKHIHTHDHHQHHHNHE, encoded by the coding sequence ATGATTAAAATTACCAATAAGATCGATACTAATATCAATGCTACATACACATTGACATTACCATTTGAGTCTAGGCAAAAAGCAAGATTACATACTCTATTAGATAGTGGTGAAGAAGCAGGATTATTTTTGCAAAGAGGATTAATTTTGCGTGGCGGAGATAAACTAGAAGCAGAATCAGGCGAGATTATAGAAATCATTTCAGCCAATGAAGAAGTCAGCACTGTCACATGTAAAGACCCTCTACTTCTGATGCGTGCCAGTTACCACTTAGGCAATCGACATGTGCCTTTAGAAGTCAAACCAACATATTTAAGATATCATCACGATCATGTATTAAATGAAATGTTAGAACATCTTAATCTTAACATCAAAAAAGAATCAGCTCCTTTTGAACCTGAGTCTGGTGCATATTCACAAGGCTATGGACAGAAACATATACACACACATGATCATCATCAACACCATCATAATCATGAGTAA
- the ureC gene encoding urease subunit alpha, translating into MAKISRQAYAEMFGPTIGDKVRLGDTDLFIEVEKDFATYGEEVKFGGGKVIRDGMGQSQLSSKDVVDTVITNALILDHWGIVKADIGIKNGRIFGIGKAGNPDIQPNVNIAIGPGTEAIAGEGQIITAGGIDAHIHFICPQQIEEALMTGVTTMLGGGTGPATGTNATTCTPGPWNIHKMLEAADAFPMNLGFLGKGNASLPIALEEQVTAGAMGLKLHEDWGTTPSSIDNCLSVAEEYDIQVAIHTDTLNESGFVEDTIAAFKNRAIHTYHTEGAGGGHAPDIIRACGEANVLPSSTNPTRPYTINTIDEHLDMLMVCHHLDTKIPEDVAFAESRIRKETIAAEDIFHDLGAFSMIASDSQAMGRVGEVICRTWQTADKMKKQRGPLEEDSSDNDNNRAKRYIAKYTINPAITHGISHEVGSIEVGKLADLVLWKPAFFGVKPALIVKGGFIAAAPMGDPNASIPTPQPVHYRYMFGAYASANYKTSYTFVSQAAIDNDIAKQLSLQKNCIPVKDTRSVRKCDMINNSYQPNVEVDPQTYEVRADGKLLTCEPAEVVTLAQRYFLF; encoded by the coding sequence ATGGCTAAAATTAGCAGACAAGCCTATGCAGAAATGTTCGGCCCAACCATTGGTGACAAAGTACGATTGGGCGACACTGATTTATTTATTGAAGTTGAAAAAGACTTTGCAACCTACGGTGAAGAAGTGAAATTTGGTGGCGGCAAAGTTATTCGCGACGGCATGGGACAAAGCCAGTTAAGCTCCAAGGACGTTGTCGATACCGTTATAACAAATGCGTTAATTCTAGATCACTGGGGTATTGTTAAAGCTGATATTGGCATTAAAAACGGGAGAATTTTTGGTATTGGCAAAGCAGGAAACCCTGACATACAACCAAATGTAAATATTGCCATTGGTCCTGGCACAGAAGCGATTGCAGGTGAAGGTCAAATTATTACTGCAGGTGGTATTGATGCACACATACATTTTATTTGCCCGCAACAAATTGAAGAAGCATTAATGACTGGTGTCACTACCATGCTAGGCGGAGGCACGGGTCCTGCAACAGGTACTAACGCAACCACTTGCACACCAGGACCATGGAATATTCATAAAATGCTGGAAGCAGCCGATGCTTTCCCTATGAATTTAGGATTCCTAGGGAAAGGTAACGCTAGTTTACCAATAGCATTAGAAGAACAAGTGACAGCAGGTGCAATGGGCCTAAAGCTACACGAAGATTGGGGAACAACGCCCTCTTCAATAGATAATTGCTTGAGCGTGGCAGAAGAATATGACATTCAAGTGGCTATTCATACTGACACTCTTAATGAATCCGGATTTGTTGAAGATACTATTGCTGCATTTAAAAACCGTGCTATTCACACTTATCATACCGAAGGTGCGGGTGGAGGACATGCGCCAGATATAATTCGTGCTTGTGGCGAAGCCAATGTACTACCATCAAGCACAAACCCTACTCGCCCTTATACTATCAACACAATTGATGAACACTTAGATATGTTAATGGTGTGCCATCACTTAGATACAAAAATTCCAGAAGATGTTGCATTTGCTGAATCAAGAATTCGCAAAGAAACAATAGCTGCAGAGGATATATTTCATGATTTAGGTGCATTCAGTATGATCGCATCTGACTCTCAAGCAATGGGGCGTGTCGGTGAAGTAATTTGTCGCACCTGGCAAACTGCTGACAAAATGAAGAAACAACGCGGACCTCTAGAAGAAGATAGCTCTGATAATGATAACAATCGTGCAAAACGCTATATTGCAAAATACACAATCAATCCAGCGATTACGCATGGTATATCACACGAAGTTGGCTCAATTGAAGTGGGGAAACTCGCAGATCTAGTATTATGGAAGCCTGCATTCTTTGGGGTTAAACCTGCATTAATAGTCAAGGGCGGCTTTATTGCAGCAGCACCAATGGGTGACCCCAATGCATCTATTCCTACGCCACAGCCAGTTCATTATCGTTACATGTTTGGTGCTTACGCTAGTGCAAACTACAAAACCAGCTATACATTTGTATCTCAAGCCGCAATTGATAATGACATAGCAAAACAATTATCTTTGCAAAAAAATTGTATCCCTGTAAAAGATACAAGATCAGTCAGGAAATGCGACATGATCAATAACAGCTATCAGCCAAATGTTGAAGTAGACCCACAGACATACGAAGTACGCGCTGATGGCAAGTTACTAACCTGTGAGCCCGCTGAAGTTGTCACACTAGCACAGCGATATTTTTTATTTTAA
- a CDS encoding urease subunit beta yields MIPGELIAQSGDIELNQDRKKLNITVANTGDRPIQVGSHYHFYETNSALIFNRESTLGMRLDIAAGTAVRFEPGQERSIQLVEIDGNKIIYGFNAKVMGKVK; encoded by the coding sequence ATGATACCTGGCGAACTAATTGCACAATCGGGCGACATTGAGCTTAATCAAGATCGCAAAAAATTAAATATTACTGTTGCCAATACTGGCGACCGTCCTATACAAGTTGGCTCTCACTATCACTTTTATGAAACTAATAGCGCATTAATTTTTAATCGAGAAAGTACTTTAGGTATGCGCCTAGATATTGCTGCAGGCACTGCAGTACGTTTTGAGCCAGGTCAAGAAAGAAGCATTCAATTAGTTGAGATTGATGGAAATAAAATAATTTACGGATTCAATGCCAAAGTAATGGGAAAGGTAAAATAG
- the ureA gene encoding urease subunit gamma, whose amino-acid sequence MELSPREKDKLLLFTAGLLAERRKDKGIKLNYPETIAYISCAILEGAREGKRVAELMEEGRHLLTQDDVMDGIAEMVHDVQVEATFPDGTKLVTIHNPIT is encoded by the coding sequence ATGGAATTATCACCAAGAGAAAAAGATAAACTGCTTTTGTTTACAGCAGGCTTATTGGCAGAACGACGCAAGGACAAAGGTATTAAATTAAATTACCCAGAGACAATCGCTTATATATCTTGCGCGATATTAGAAGGTGCAAGAGAGGGAAAGCGAGTAGCTGAATTAATGGAAGAAGGCAGACATCTACTAACACAAGACGACGTGATGGATGGCATCGCCGAGATGGTTCACGATGTACAAGTTGAAGCAACATTCCCTGACGGCACCAAGCTTGTCACCATACATAACCCTATTACTTAA
- a CDS encoding urease accessory protein UreD, producing the protein MISAALSSQNQASWKATLDLCFAQRNNKTNLTSKKHSGPLIVQKPFYPEANGCCHIYLIHPPGGIVGGDSLNLSAQLDENSHALITTPAATKFYRSTGIQASQNQVINLKENAILEWLPQETVYFNDTNAASTTRINLNKSNRFFAWEIQCLGLPAQQEYFISGQCRQKLEIWREDKPVLLETNRLIGGDELLNASWGLQGHKSVGTFVISDGDATIDIETINTEALKFKGLSNSYTSMNGLLIIRAMSAYAEIIKKFFAALWEVLRPQILQLESSTPRIWHT; encoded by the coding sequence ATGATTTCTGCTGCACTGTCATCACAAAATCAAGCCAGCTGGAAAGCAACTCTGGATCTTTGTTTTGCACAAAGAAATAATAAAACAAATCTAACAAGCAAAAAACACTCTGGCCCATTGATAGTTCAAAAACCATTTTATCCTGAGGCAAATGGTTGCTGTCACATTTACTTAATCCATCCACCTGGTGGTATTGTTGGTGGAGACTCACTCAACCTTAGTGCACAACTTGATGAAAATTCACATGCTTTAATCACTACCCCAGCAGCAACCAAGTTTTATCGAAGCACAGGCATACAAGCCAGCCAGAATCAAGTTATCAATCTAAAAGAAAATGCCATATTAGAATGGCTTCCCCAAGAGACTGTTTACTTTAATGACACTAATGCGGCATCAACTACGAGAATTAATCTGAATAAAAGTAATCGTTTTTTTGCATGGGAAATACAATGTTTAGGCTTACCTGCACAACAAGAATACTTTATTTCCGGCCAATGCAGACAAAAATTAGAAATATGGCGAGAAGACAAACCCGTATTACTAGAAACCAATCGTCTCATTGGCGGTGATGAACTTCTTAATGCTAGTTGGGGACTTCAAGGTCATAAATCGGTGGGCACATTTGTCATCAGTGATGGAGACGCAACAATTGATATTGAAACGATCAATACAGAAGCATTAAAGTTTAAGGGCTTGAGCAACTCATACACTTCAATGAATGGCTTATTAATTATTAGGGCAATGAGCGCTTATGCAGAAATAATAAAAAAGTTTTTTGCAGCATTGTGGGAAGTGCTAAGACCACAGATTCTCCAGCTAGAGTCGAGCACACCTAGAATTTGGCATACTTAA